One Saprospiraceae bacterium DNA window includes the following coding sequences:
- a CDS encoding trypsin-like peptidase domain-containing protein, translating to MNKFWSTLLAGAIGGLMTFGAAKFFEKPQVNTAPAPVVRHINYGNVPPSFDFTKAAEKSMPTVVHIKASESQQLARQRQQERRYSDPFEYFFGRSFDFQPQPRSGTGSGVIYTSDGYILTNNHVIAFADEFDVTLHDGRQFKARLVGRDENTDMAVIKIDAKNLPAIELGNSDDVKVGEWALAVGNPFDLTSTVTAGIISAKGRDINIIKGGKAIESFIQTDAAVNPGNSGGALVDVQGRLIGINSAIATPTGVFAGYSFAIPVNLVKRIADDLVKYGEYRRPYLGIDIAPMDNQLANKLGVEYVQGVAVIKVHDDGSAAHSGLLPKDVVTKINGKNVTSTSELREMVGRLKFGDTVSLTVVRDGKEKEIPVRLKARSDN from the coding sequence ATGAATAAATTCTGGTCAACGCTCCTCGCAGGCGCCATAGGCGGTTTGATGACGTTTGGCGCAGCGAAGTTCTTTGAAAAACCCCAAGTAAACACCGCGCCCGCTCCTGTGGTGCGCCACATCAACTACGGCAACGTGCCTCCTTCGTTTGACTTCACGAAGGCCGCCGAAAAGTCCATGCCAACAGTGGTGCACATCAAGGCTTCCGAAAGCCAGCAGCTCGCCCGGCAGCGCCAACAAGAGCGCCGTTATTCCGACCCCTTCGAGTACTTCTTTGGCCGCAGCTTCGATTTCCAGCCGCAGCCGCGCTCGGGTACGGGTTCGGGGGTGATTTACACATCCGACGGCTACATCCTGACCAACAACCACGTCATCGCTTTCGCCGATGAATTCGACGTGACACTGCACGACGGGCGCCAGTTCAAGGCACGCCTCGTGGGCCGCGACGAAAACACGGACATGGCCGTCATCAAGATTGACGCAAAAAACTTGCCCGCCATCGAGCTCGGCAATTCTGACGACGTAAAAGTAGGCGAATGGGCGTTGGCCGTCGGCAATCCTTTCGACTTGACCTCGACGGTCACCGCAGGCATCATCAGCGCAAAAGGCCGCGACATCAACATTATCAAAGGGGGCAAGGCCATCGAGTCTTTCATTCAGACGGATGCAGCGGTCAACCCCGGCAACTCCGGCGGTGCATTGGTGGACGTGCAAGGGCGGCTCATCGGCATCAACTCTGCCATCGCCACCCCCACTGGCGTGTTCGCGGGCTACTCTTTTGCCATCCCGGTCAATCTCGTGAAACGCATCGCCGACGACCTCGTGAAATATGGCGAATATCGCCGCCCCTACCTTGGCATTGATATTGCCCCGATGGACAATCAATTGGCCAATAAACTCGGAGTGGAATACGTTCAGGGAGTGGCGGTGATAAAAGTGCACGACGACGGCTCCGCCGCACATTCGGGCCTGTTGCCAAAAGATGTCGTGACGAAAATAAATGGCAAAAACGTGACATCCACCTCAGAACTTCGGGAAATGGTGGGGCGTTTGAAATTCGGCGACACGGTCAGTCTCACAGTGGTGCGCGACGGCAAGGAAAAAGAAATACCGGTGCGTTTGAAAGCGCGTAGCGACAATTGA
- the metG gene encoding methionine--tRNA ligase, with protein sequence MKKRHLVTAALPYANGPLHIGHLAGAYLPADIYVRYLRLMGRDVVFVCGSDEHGAAITVKARKEGTTPRAIVDKYHAVLKDTFEKIGIAFDIYHRTSEPLHHETSQDFFRTLLKNNQFEEKESDQYFDEVAGQFLADRYIVGTCPVCAHPEAYGDQCEKCGSTLSPTDLINPKSTLSGSVPVMRPTKHWYLRLDQHEKWLREWINTGRTTEGEKQLHNPADWKNHVLGQCNSWLEQGLQPRAMTRDLDWGVDVPHEIPGSEGKKLYVWLDAPIGYISATKQWALDNNKDWKPYWQNDDTALIHFIGKDNIVFHCLIFPAILKAHGEFILPVNVPANQFLNLEGRKLSTSKNWAVWVHEYCEEFKGQEDVLRYNMIKKMPEQSDSEFTWKGFQETNNNELVNNLANFVNRVLVLMHKYYDGLVPSVNPDQSFKSGWDAEKTGQYNEELHLLHQKLEAMGTEIERFDFREALRIFMEISSAGNALLQFNEPWKTEKENPEMVKVVMNLALQHVAALSVAARPFLPFAAAKLRDMLNLAPLQDEGDLLGLLNELVEGNPIVLPNHAIGQAAHLFSRIPDEVIQKQIDKLTATDPAPTITKQEQPNTTPSPSKYEPLKETIQFDDFAKMDLRTGTILTAEKVEKSKKLLKLSVDMGFETRTILSGIAEHFTPEEVVGKQVVVLANLAPRVMMGTESQGMILFAEDSEGKLGFVGPSADGWPNGMGVK encoded by the coding sequence ATGAAAAAAAGACACCTCGTTACCGCCGCCCTACCTTACGCCAATGGCCCGTTGCATATCGGCCATTTGGCTGGCGCCTATTTGCCCGCCGATATTTATGTGCGCTACCTGCGATTGATGGGGCGCGATGTCGTGTTTGTGTGTGGCTCCGACGAACACGGCGCGGCCATCACCGTGAAAGCCCGCAAGGAGGGCACCACACCCCGCGCCATTGTGGACAAGTACCACGCGGTGCTTAAAGATACCTTTGAAAAAATCGGCATCGCGTTCGACATTTATCACCGCACTTCCGAGCCGCTTCACCACGAGACTTCGCAGGATTTTTTCAGAACCCTCCTCAAAAACAACCAGTTCGAGGAAAAAGAAAGCGACCAGTATTTCGACGAGGTCGCGGGGCAGTTTCTTGCCGACCGCTACATCGTCGGCACCTGTCCGGTGTGCGCTCACCCTGAAGCCTACGGCGACCAATGCGAAAAATGCGGCTCCACCCTCAGCCCGACAGATTTAATCAACCCCAAATCCACGCTTAGTGGCTCGGTGCCTGTCATGCGCCCCACCAAGCATTGGTATCTTCGCCTCGACCAACACGAAAAATGGCTGCGCGAGTGGATTAACACCGGCAGAACCACCGAAGGGGAAAAGCAATTGCACAACCCGGCAGACTGGAAAAACCATGTGCTGGGCCAATGCAACAGCTGGCTCGAACAAGGGCTTCAGCCCCGCGCCATGACCCGCGACCTCGATTGGGGCGTGGATGTGCCGCACGAAATACCCGGCTCGGAAGGCAAAAAACTTTATGTGTGGCTCGACGCGCCCATCGGCTACATTTCGGCGACGAAACAGTGGGCGCTTGACAACAACAAAGACTGGAAACCTTATTGGCAAAACGACGACACGGCGTTGATTCACTTCATCGGAAAAGACAACATCGTGTTTCACTGCCTCATTTTCCCGGCCATCTTGAAAGCGCATGGCGAGTTCATCCTCCCCGTCAACGTGCCTGCCAACCAATTCCTCAACCTCGAAGGGCGCAAACTTTCGACCTCGAAAAACTGGGCCGTGTGGGTGCACGAGTACTGCGAGGAATTCAAGGGACAAGAAGATGTGCTGCGCTACAACATGATTAAAAAAATGCCCGAACAAAGCGACAGCGAGTTCACTTGGAAGGGCTTTCAAGAGACCAACAACAACGAACTGGTGAACAACCTCGCCAACTTTGTGAACCGCGTGTTGGTGCTCATGCACAAATACTACGACGGTCTGGTGCCATCCGTCAATCCCGACCAGTCGTTCAAAAGTGGCTGGGATGCGGAAAAAACAGGACAGTACAACGAGGAGTTGCACCTGCTGCATCAGAAATTGGAAGCGATGGGCACCGAAATCGAGCGCTTCGACTTCCGCGAGGCGCTGCGAATTTTTATGGAAATATCAAGCGCAGGCAACGCGCTCCTGCAATTCAACGAGCCGTGGAAAACAGAGAAGGAAAACCCGGAGATGGTGAAAGTGGTGATGAACCTCGCGCTCCAGCACGTCGCCGCACTCTCCGTCGCCGCTCGGCCTTTCCTGCCATTCGCAGCCGCCAAATTGCGCGACATGCTCAACCTAGCTCCCCTGCAAGATGAAGGCGACTTGCTCGGCCTGCTCAACGAACTCGTGGAAGGCAACCCCATTGTGCTGCCCAACCACGCCATCGGGCAGGCCGCGCATCTTTTCAGCCGCATTCCCGACGAGGTGATTCAAAAACAAATTGACAAATTGACAGCCACCGACCCAGCCCCTACCATCACCAAGCAGGAACAACCGAACACCACACCTTCACCATCAAAATACGAACCTTTGAAAGAGACGATTCAATTCGATGATTTCGCCAAAATGGACCTGCGCACAGGCACCATTCTCACCGCCGAAAAAGTGGAAAAATCCAAAAAACTGCTCAAACTCAGCGTGGATATGGGCTTCGAGACGCGCACCATCCTCTCCGGCATCGCCGAGCATTTCACGCCCGAGGAAGTGGTGGGCAAACAGGTCGTCGTGCTCGCCAACCTCGCTCCCCGCGTGATGATGGGCACCGAGTCGCAAGGCATGATTTTGTTCGCCGAGGATTCGGAAGGCAAGCTGGGCTTCGTCGGCCCGTCAGCCGACGGTTGGCCCAACGGGATGGGCGTGAAATGA
- a CDS encoding RNA polymerase sigma factor: protein MTQYKERLYWHIRRLVLVHEDADDVLQNTFIKIYKGILQFEGKSKLYTWLYRIATNEAITYLQGKARHAASSLDDATTLLSHRLQADAWFDGDAVQAKLQQAIARLPEKQRLVFNLRYYNEMPYEEMSALLHTSEGALKASFHHAVKKVEAAFKEDDNL, encoded by the coding sequence ATGACGCAATACAAGGAACGCCTCTACTGGCACATCCGACGCTTGGTGTTGGTGCACGAAGATGCCGACGATGTGCTGCAAAACACGTTTATCAAGATTTACAAAGGCATCTTGCAATTTGAGGGCAAATCCAAGCTCTACACTTGGCTTTACCGCATCGCAACCAACGAGGCCATCACATACCTGCAAGGCAAAGCACGCCACGCGGCCTCGTCACTCGACGACGCGACCACCTTGCTTAGCCACCGCTTGCAGGCAGATGCGTGGTTCGACGGCGACGCGGTGCAAGCCAAGTTGCAGCAGGCGATAGCTCGATTGCCCGAAAAACAGCGACTGGTGTTCAATCTTCGATACTACAACGAAATGCCTTATGAGGAAATGTCGGCGCTGCTCCACACCTCGGAAGGCGCGCTCAAAGCATCATTCCATCACGCGGTGAAAAAAGTGGAGGCTGCGTTCAAAGAAGACGACAACCTCTAA
- the hemW gene encoding radical SAM family heme chaperone HemW, which translates to MLGLYLHVPFCKQACHYCNFHFSTSLRHKEALVAALLNELELQRDFLGGAALSSIYLGGGTPSLLEIGELEQIFSKITALHRVAPDAEITLEANPDDLTLEKLNALRQHTPVNRLSIGIQSFSDEDLRWMNRAHTAAHAQDCLRDALSVGFDALSVDLIYGSPTTSDAQWAENLRRVFDFGIPHLSCYCLTVEEGTALGAWVRKGQQLPVDEEKAARQFEYLMETAAAHGYEHYEISNFALPEHYARHNSGYWRGEPYLGIGPSAHSFDGYSRQWNVANNAHYIKALANNQVPYERETLTPAQRFNEYVMTSLRTMWGADMDVIRGMGGRFAAHFEQGAKMFLERGVMERVGEHYRLTRTGKFLADGIAADFFL; encoded by the coding sequence ATGCTCGGTCTTTATCTCCACGTTCCGTTTTGCAAACAAGCGTGCCATTATTGCAACTTTCATTTTTCTACCTCTTTGCGGCACAAGGAGGCGCTCGTGGCGGCTTTGCTGAACGAATTGGAATTGCAACGCGACTTTCTGGGCGGGGCCGCTCTTTCTTCCATTTATTTGGGCGGCGGCACGCCTTCTTTGTTGGAAATTGGAGAATTGGAACAGATTTTTTCCAAAATCACGGCATTGCACCGCGTGGCACCTGACGCGGAAATCACCCTCGAGGCTAATCCTGACGATTTGACATTGGAAAAACTGAACGCCTTGCGTCAACACACGCCCGTCAATCGCCTGAGCATCGGCATCCAATCGTTCAGCGATGAGGATTTGCGCTGGATGAACCGCGCCCACACCGCCGCCCATGCCCAAGATTGTCTGCGCGATGCCTTAAGCGTTGGGTTCGATGCGCTTTCCGTTGATTTGATTTATGGCTCGCCTACGACTTCGGATGCGCAGTGGGCCGAAAATCTGCGGAGGGTGTTTGATTTTGGCATCCCGCATTTGTCTTGCTATTGCCTCACGGTGGAAGAGGGGACGGCGCTGGGTGCTTGGGTGCGCAAGGGGCAACAACTGCCTGTGGACGAAGAGAAGGCTGCTCGCCAGTTTGAATACTTGATGGAGACTGCCGCCGCGCATGGCTATGAGCATTATGAAATATCCAATTTTGCTTTGCCCGAACATTATGCCCGCCACAACAGCGGTTACTGGCGCGGAGAGCCATACCTCGGCATCGGCCCTTCGGCGCACTCGTTCGACGGGTACAGCCGCCAATGGAACGTGGCAAACAACGCGCACTATATCAAGGCTTTGGCCAACAATCAAGTGCCGTACGAGCGGGAGACACTCACGCCTGCCCAACGTTTCAACGAATATGTGATGACCTCGCTCCGCACGATGTGGGGCGCCGACATGGACGTGATTAGAGGCATGGGGGGGCGGTTTGCCGCGCATTTCGAGCAGGGGGCCAAGATGTTTTTGGAACGCGGCGTGATGGAGCGGGTAGGGGAGCATTATCGCCTCACTCGGACGGGCAAGTTCCTCGCCGACGGCATTGCCGCCGACTTTTTTTTGTGA
- a CDS encoding alpha/beta fold hydrolase, whose product MPLIERSTYPGPPTWQYNGHLQTLGPGIFRRVQGVEYERERIETPDGDFLDLDWIRRRNRRLVILTHGLEGNSTRQYIRGTAKLFAQHGWDVLAWNCRSCSGEMNRAFRMYHHGDTEDIGTVVRHALQTNVYESVALVGYSMGANITMKYLGVQGEQAPAQIRAAAVFSAPCDLESGSKALDRWENAFYRRRFMRALVRKIKEKDARFPGRLDLSKLEQVRRWRDFDEHFSAPICGYRDAADFYQNASAKNFIAGIRVPTLLVNAQNDPILTQACMPTEIASEHPYFYLEMPEHGGHCGFQTRTNYEFSWSEQRALAFVESV is encoded by the coding sequence ATGCCGCTAATAGAACGCTCCACTTATCCCGGCCCGCCGACTTGGCAATACAATGGCCACCTCCAAACGTTAGGCCCCGGCATCTTTCGCCGCGTGCAAGGGGTCGAGTACGAACGCGAAAGAATCGAAACTCCCGATGGGGATTTTCTCGACCTCGACTGGATTAGGCGACGCAACCGACGGCTCGTCATCCTGACACACGGGCTGGAGGGCAACTCCACCCGACAGTACATTCGCGGCACCGCCAAACTCTTTGCCCAGCATGGATGGGATGTGCTCGCGTGGAATTGCCGTTCCTGCTCCGGCGAGATGAACCGCGCTTTTCGGATGTATCACCATGGCGACACGGAAGATATTGGCACGGTGGTGCGCCATGCTTTGCAAACGAACGTGTACGAGTCCGTTGCACTCGTGGGCTACAGCATGGGAGCCAACATCACGATGAAATATCTCGGCGTGCAAGGCGAACAAGCGCCCGCTCAAATTCGCGCTGCCGCCGTCTTTTCAGCGCCTTGCGATTTGGAATCAGGCTCGAAGGCGCTCGACCGTTGGGAAAACGCCTTCTATCGCCGCCGGTTCATGCGGGCGTTGGTAAGGAAAATCAAGGAAAAGGATGCTCGGTTTCCCGGTCGGCTCGACCTGTCCAAACTTGAACAGGTGCGGCGCTGGCGCGACTTCGACGAGCACTTCAGCGCCCCCATCTGTGGCTACCGCGATGCGGCGGATTTTTATCAAAATGCCTCGGCCAAGAATTTTATCGCAGGTATCCGGGTGCCTACCTTGCTCGTGAACGCTCAAAACGACCCTATCCTGACACAGGCTTGCATGCCAACGGAGATTGCGTCCGAACACCCATATTTTTATCTTGAAATGCCCGAACACGGTGGTCACTGTGGTTTTCAAACACGCACCAACTACGAGTTTTCTTGGTCGGAACAACGGGCGCTTGCGTTCGTGGAAAGTGTTTGA
- a CDS encoding altronate dehydratase — protein MKQKILQIHSTDNAVVALTDLAKGETVHLNGHAWTLVEDIPAKHKFAAHALQTGDAVRMYGVLVGKAQSPIAAGGLLSTANLQHATEGFALRAAEKSVWQAPEVSKWRARSFLGYHRPDGSVGTANYWLVVPMVFCENRNVEVLREALVHDLGYGKQHNYRTQTRQLMALYETGKSVEDILEADLFAAPAPTSKRFFQNVDGVKFLTHEGGCGGTRQDAQALCGLLAGYITHPNVAGATVLSLGCQHAQVSMLMEEVRRRAPHFQKPLVVLEQQKVGTETDLLGIALKQTFAGLMEANRLERRPAPLSKLCIGLECGGSDGFSGISANPTLGHLSDMLVALGGSVVLSEFPELCGVEQELCDRCATTATAERFSELMSVYNQRAQAVGSGFDMNPSPGNIRDGLITDAIKSAGAAKKGGTSPIVDVLDYPEKVAKPGLSLLCTPGNDVESTTAEVAAGATVVLFTTGLGTPTGNPIAPVVKVSSNSALARRMPDIIDFDAGGIINGELTIEQAAEQLLEYVVKVASGQTQVAAVRLGQDDFIPWKRGISL, from the coding sequence ATGAAACAGAAGATTCTACAAATACACTCAACCGACAACGCAGTGGTGGCGTTGACCGACCTCGCTAAAGGGGAAACGGTGCATCTCAACGGCCATGCCTGGACGCTGGTCGAGGACATTCCCGCCAAGCACAAGTTTGCCGCACACGCGCTTCAAACAGGCGATGCCGTGCGGATGTACGGGGTGCTGGTGGGCAAGGCGCAAAGCCCGATAGCCGCCGGGGGGCTGCTCTCCACGGCCAATTTGCAACACGCCACAGAGGGTTTTGCGCTTCGTGCCGCCGAAAAGAGCGTGTGGCAAGCCCCAGAGGTGTCGAAATGGCGGGCTCGCTCTTTTCTCGGCTACCACCGGCCCGACGGCTCGGTCGGCACGGCGAACTATTGGTTGGTCGTCCCGATGGTTTTTTGTGAAAACCGCAACGTGGAGGTGCTGCGCGAGGCATTGGTGCATGATTTGGGCTACGGAAAGCAACACAACTACCGAACGCAAACGCGCCAACTGATGGCTTTGTATGAAACAGGGAAGAGTGTGGAGGATATTTTGGAGGCAGACTTGTTTGCGGCTCCTGCCCCGACATCGAAGCGGTTTTTCCAGAATGTGGACGGGGTGAAATTTTTGACGCACGAGGGAGGCTGTGGCGGCACTCGGCAGGATGCTCAGGCCCTTTGTGGTTTGTTGGCGGGATATATCACGCATCCCAACGTGGCGGGTGCCACCGTGTTGAGTCTTGGCTGCCAACACGCGCAGGTGTCCATGCTGATGGAGGAGGTGCGCCGCCGTGCGCCGCATTTTCAAAAACCTTTGGTGGTGTTGGAGCAGCAAAAAGTTGGCACCGAGACCGACCTTTTGGGTATTGCCCTCAAGCAGACCTTTGCGGGGCTGATGGAGGCCAACCGCCTCGAACGCCGCCCTGCACCGCTTTCAAAGCTCTGCATTGGATTGGAGTGCGGTGGTTCTGACGGTTTTTCGGGTATCTCTGCCAACCCCACATTGGGCCATTTGTCCGATATGTTGGTCGCGCTGGGTGGCTCCGTCGTGTTGTCGGAGTTTCCCGAATTGTGTGGCGTGGAGCAAGAGCTCTGCGACCGATGCGCCACCACCGCCACCGCCGAGCGTTTTTCGGAATTGATGTCTGTCTATAATCAGCGAGCCCAAGCGGTTGGCAGCGGCTTTGACATGAATCCCTCGCCGGGCAACATCCGCGACGGGTTGATTACCGATGCCATCAAATCGGCTGGCGCAGCCAAAAAAGGCGGTACCTCGCCCATCGTAGATGTGCTGGACTATCCCGAAAAAGTGGCCAAGCCCGGTCTGAGCCTGCTTTGCACGCCCGGCAATGATGTGGAAAGCACTACTGCTGAGGTGGCTGCCGGGGCGACGGTAGTGCTCTTCACCACGGGGCTTGGCACCCCGACGGGCAATCCCATAGCCCCGGTGGTGAAAGTGTCGAGCAATTCCGCGCTCGCTCGGCGTATGCCCGACATCATTGATTTCGATGCGGGAGGCATCATCAACGGCGAGCTGACCATAGAGCAAGCCGCCGAACAGTTGCTGGAATATGTGGTGAAGGTGGCCAGTGGGCAAACCCAAGTGGCTGCCGTTCGCCTCGGCCAAGATGATTTTATCCCTTGGAAGCGCGGCATTTCGCTGTGA
- a CDS encoding efflux RND transporter permease subunit, which yields MGIEVKNSILLVDFTNQLHAEGRSLDDAIQEAGEIRFVPILLTWLTAIGGLTPIAIEENPLYSPLAYVLIGGLIFSILLSRIVTRALYELLAPRVV from the coding sequence ATGGGCATCGAGGTGAAAAACTCGATTCTGCTCGTGGATTTCACCAACCAACTCCACGCCGAAGGTCGAAGTCTAGACGACGCGATTCAGGAAGCGGGCGAGATTCGCTTCGTGCCGATTTTGCTGACTTGGCTCACGGCTATCGGCGGCCTCACGCCCATCGCCATCGAGGAGAATCCGCTCTATTCGCCATTGGCCTACGTCCTCATCGGCGGCCTCATTTTCTCGATTTTGCTCTCGCGCATCGTGACCCGGGCGCTGTACGAGTTGTTGGCGCCGAGGGTGGTGTGA
- a CDS encoding transposase domain-containing protein: MGSPLSKYFRAIRLAVANIANSPELYFRRPGRDFCRRRLLPAERTVWLVLSLLRQSLCVELGHFFQRLDAVDDIPTKSALVQARNKIHHTFFRDLLRQSAELFYHCFEARRWRSFRLWATDGSGFRLPDTDELGEEFGWHVNQHSAVASARVLAHFDVLNQIIVNAFFHTRYESESLIAPWHIHTVPSDVLMIYDRGFPAQVIPWLHLYFGSHCLVRLTLTHSTVVEEFVASKKRQLIVREALNVRSKRTLRALGIPFQRGQALEPPSSCTISCRRSTTACKMTLTGSMPAEKRPARLTAISASGFSSLSSSGFSCARAKTSTPKSRDSKNTSSNNSSPAKSITAPESLQ; encoded by the coding sequence ATGGGGTCGCCTCTCAGCAAGTATTTCCGGGCCATACGGCTCGCGGTTGCAAATATAGCCAACTCACCGGAACTATACTTCCGCCGTCCGGGGCGGGATTTTTGTCGTCGTCGCCTGCTGCCAGCCGAGCGAACGGTCTGGCTGGTGTTATCGCTGTTGCGCCAGAGCCTGTGCGTCGAGCTCGGCCATTTTTTCCAACGTCTCGACGCTGTGGATGACATACCCACCAAAAGCGCCCTGGTACAGGCGCGCAACAAAATCCACCACACGTTTTTCAGGGATTTGCTGCGGCAAAGCGCCGAGTTGTTTTATCACTGTTTTGAGGCGCGGCGCTGGCGTTCTTTCCGTTTGTGGGCTACCGACGGGTCGGGGTTCCGCCTGCCTGACACCGATGAGTTGGGCGAGGAGTTCGGCTGGCACGTCAACCAGCATTCGGCGGTGGCCTCGGCCCGCGTCCTGGCGCACTTCGACGTGCTCAACCAGATCATTGTCAACGCCTTTTTCCACACCCGTTATGAATCCGAATCCCTCATCGCCCCATGGCATATTCATACCGTACCCTCAGACGTGCTCATGATTTACGACCGGGGTTTCCCGGCGCAGGTCATCCCCTGGCTGCATCTTTATTTCGGTTCACATTGCTTGGTCCGCCTGACCCTCACCCATTCGACCGTCGTCGAGGAATTCGTCGCTTCCAAAAAACGACAACTCATTGTCCGCGAAGCGCTTAACGTGCGCTCCAAACGGACGCTCCGCGCCCTTGGCATCCCCTTCCAGCGGGGGCAGGCCCTCGAGCCACCCTCATCGTGTACAATTTCCTGTCGGCGCTCCACCACAGCATGCAAGATGACATTGACCGGATCAATGCCCGCAGAAAAACGCCCTGCCAGGCTAACCGCAATATCAGCGTCGGGCTTTTCAAGTCTTTCATCGTCAGGCTTTTCCTGCGCCCGCGCGAAAACCTCGACGCCGAAATCGCGCGACTCAAAAAATACCTCCTCAAACAACTCGAGCCCCGCAAAATCAATTACCGCCCCAGAAAGCCTCCAATGA